The following proteins are co-located in the Streptomyces sp. NBC_00435 genome:
- a CDS encoding PepSY-associated TM helix domain-containing protein, with protein sequence MSLDEVGEVRAADSGAPSATGSDKAGSDNAATDTDNTGTDEPGTGIADASEIRTPETSAPETRAAETRAPGTWAALRPLLLRLHFYAGVLIAPLLFVAATTGLLYAGSWQAEKILYSDQLTTPHVGASAQPLGAQVDAARNSAPQGTVTAVWPAPEADATTRVIMESPGLAEGETLTVFVDPYTAEVRGKLTTAGDALPLRAWLSEFHSSLQLGEFGRNYSELAASWLWVVALGGLALWIGRRRTRKARLVVPDRKATGRRKTLSWHGSVGVWIAIGLVGLSATGLTWSKYAGENIGQLQDSLGGATPAVSATVGDVPAADAGGEHAGHGGGDGTQAAPPTPTDVIGIDGAVAAARAAGVTEYLRITLPAKGKGYVVKEQDKQVPVHLDAVSVDPADGRVMDELRFADYPLLAKLTRFGIDLHMGLTFGLANQLALAALAVALMFMVVWGYRMWWLRRPTKERTLSVGRPQPRGAWRKLPVTVLLPLAAATALVGWFVPLLGISLVAFLAADVALGYAASRRRAGADTGAQA encoded by the coding sequence ATGTCTCTCGACGAGGTCGGGGAAGTCCGCGCAGCGGACTCCGGCGCACCCTCCGCAACCGGCAGCGACAAAGCCGGAAGCGACAACGCCGCCACCGACACCGACAACACCGGTACCGACGAACCCGGTACCGGCATAGCCGACGCCTCCGAAATCCGCACGCCCGAGACCAGCGCCCCCGAAACCCGTGCCGCGGAAACCCGTGCCCCCGGCACCTGGGCCGCGCTGCGCCCGCTGCTCCTGCGCCTGCACTTCTACGCCGGGGTGCTGATCGCCCCGCTCCTGTTCGTCGCCGCCACCACCGGGCTGCTCTACGCCGGTTCCTGGCAGGCCGAGAAGATCCTCTACTCCGACCAGCTGACGACTCCCCACGTCGGCGCGAGCGCGCAGCCGCTCGGTGCCCAGGTCGACGCGGCGAGGAACTCCGCGCCCCAGGGCACGGTGACCGCCGTGTGGCCCGCGCCCGAGGCGGACGCCACCACCCGGGTGATCATGGAGAGCCCGGGACTCGCCGAGGGCGAAACCCTCACCGTGTTCGTCGATCCGTATACGGCCGAGGTCCGCGGGAAACTCACCACCGCCGGTGACGCGCTGCCGCTGCGGGCGTGGCTGAGCGAGTTCCACTCCAGCCTCCAGCTGGGGGAGTTCGGACGGAACTACAGCGAGCTCGCCGCGAGCTGGCTGTGGGTGGTCGCGCTCGGCGGGCTCGCGCTGTGGATCGGCCGCAGGCGGACCCGTAAGGCGCGGCTCGTCGTGCCGGACCGCAAGGCGACCGGCCGGCGCAAGACGCTGTCCTGGCACGGCTCGGTCGGCGTCTGGATCGCCATCGGCCTCGTCGGCCTCTCCGCCACCGGCCTGACCTGGTCGAAGTACGCCGGCGAGAACATCGGGCAGCTCCAGGACAGCCTCGGCGGGGCCACCCCGGCGGTCTCCGCCACCGTCGGCGACGTTCCGGCCGCCGACGCGGGCGGCGAACACGCCGGGCACGGCGGGGGCGACGGCACACAGGCGGCGCCGCCCACTCCCACCGACGTCATCGGCATCGACGGCGCGGTGGCGGCGGCCCGGGCCGCCGGGGTCACCGAGTACCTGCGGATCACCCTGCCCGCCAAGGGCAAGGGGTACGTGGTCAAGGAGCAGGACAAGCAGGTTCCGGTGCACCTGGACGCGGTCTCCGTCGACCCCGCCGACGGCCGGGTCATGGACGAACTGCGCTTCGCGGACTACCCGCTGCTCGCCAAGCTGACCCGCTTCGGCATCGACCTGCACATGGGCCTCACCTTCGGGCTCGCCAACCAGCTGGCGCTCGCCGCGCTGGCGGTCGCGCTGATGTTCATGGTGGTCTGGGGCTACCGCATGTGGTGGCTGCGCCGCCCGACCAAGGAGCGCACGCTCTCGGTCGGCCGCCCCCAGCCGCGCGGCGCGTGGCGGAAGCTGCCGGTGACGGTGCTGCTGCCGCTGGCCGCGGCGACGGCCCTCGTGGGCTGGTTCGTACCACTGCTCGGGATCAGCCTCGTGGCGTTCCTGGCGGCCGACGTCGCACTGGGCTACGCCGCGTCGCGGCGCCGGGCCGGGGCCGACACCGGGGCCCAGGCCTAG
- a CDS encoding PP2C family protein-serine/threonine phosphatase, with amino-acid sequence MRRRREEPGWLRGTPPPRWARLAPAVALVVLVCVQRITPGDVELGYFLAGLPPVAAFAYGAAGTAVFAGLVLVLVGLPSLGIAHARGSDLATVAVIGLLSVVVAWVRKRRDAQLVSVRTVAEAAQLAVLPPVPERVGAVACAGLYRAAQQGTLVGGDLYDVRVGPFGVRALVGDVQGHGLAAVGTVASLLGAFREGVLDDAELTLVAARLDRRLLADSAAESVAHAELFATAVLLEFPPELGLVRIVSCGHPPPLLLRGFAVSELDVEPGPPLGLGLAGPTPAAPTELRVGPGDRLVMYTDGVTEARDAAGNFYPLTARVPVLATDPAGLARAVWRDLQSFTGGGPRDDVALLVLSLEEGPGGDGNGGGGRAR; translated from the coding sequence GTGAGACGCCGACGCGAGGAGCCGGGCTGGCTGCGCGGGACGCCGCCGCCGCGCTGGGCACGCCTCGCGCCCGCGGTGGCCCTGGTGGTGCTGGTGTGCGTGCAGCGCATCACCCCGGGCGATGTCGAGCTGGGCTACTTCCTGGCCGGGCTCCCCCCGGTGGCGGCCTTCGCGTACGGGGCCGCCGGGACGGCCGTCTTCGCGGGCCTGGTGCTCGTGCTCGTCGGTCTCCCCTCGCTCGGCATCGCGCACGCCCGGGGCTCCGATCTCGCGACCGTCGCGGTGATCGGCCTGCTCAGCGTGGTGGTCGCCTGGGTCCGAAAACGGCGCGACGCCCAGCTGGTGAGCGTGCGCACGGTCGCGGAGGCGGCCCAGCTCGCGGTCCTGCCGCCGGTCCCCGAGCGGGTCGGCGCGGTCGCCTGCGCGGGCCTCTACCGCGCTGCCCAGCAGGGCACCCTGGTCGGCGGCGATCTCTACGACGTGCGGGTGGGGCCCTTCGGCGTGCGCGCGCTGGTCGGTGACGTCCAGGGGCACGGCCTGGCCGCCGTGGGCACGGTCGCCTCCCTGCTCGGCGCCTTCCGGGAGGGGGTCCTGGACGACGCGGAGCTCACGTTGGTGGCGGCCCGGCTGGACCGGCGGCTGCTGGCGGATTCGGCGGCCGAGTCGGTGGCGCACGCGGAGCTCTTCGCGACGGCGGTGCTGCTGGAGTTCCCGCCCGAGCTCGGTCTGGTACGGATCGTGTCGTGCGGGCATCCGCCGCCCCTGCTGCTACGGGGCTTCGCGGTCTCGGAACTCGATGTGGAACCGGGTCCCCCGCTCGGCCTGGGCCTGGCCGGCCCCACCCCCGCCGCACCGACCGAGCTCCGGGTCGGCCCCGGGGACCGGCTGGTGATGTACACGGACGGGGTGACGGAGGCCCGCGACGCGGCGGGCAACTTCTACCCGCTGACCGCGCGCGTGCCCGTACTGGCGACGGACCCGGCGGGGCTGGCCCGGGCCGTCTGGCGGGACCTGCAGTCCTTCACCGGGGGCGGGCCGCGCGACGACGTGGCGCTGCTGGTGCTGTCGCTGGAGGAGGGCCCGGGCGGTGACGGCAACGGTGGCGGCGGCCGCGCGCGATGA
- a CDS encoding TIGR01777 family oxidoreductase: MRIAVTGATGLIGSALGRSLKADGHEVVRFVRREPAAPDEARWDPERGYVDPAGLAGCDAVVHLAGAGVGDHRWTDAYKREIRDSRVKGTAAMASAVAAMDEPPAAFVCGTAIGYYGDTGDRPVDEDAPAGEGFLPDVCVQWEAAAAPAQEAGVRTVFARTGLVVAAEGGAWGKLFPIFKAGVGGRLGNGRQYWSHISMHDELAALRHLIDTPSLAGPVNLTAPEPLTNREVTAAMGRVLHRPAVFAVPAPVMRVVLGEFAQDVLGSQRVRPARLLESGFVFRYPGIDESIRAALGT, encoded by the coding sequence ATGCGTATCGCAGTCACCGGTGCCACCGGGCTCATCGGCAGTGCCCTCGGGCGGTCCCTGAAGGCCGACGGACATGAGGTCGTCCGCTTCGTACGGCGGGAGCCGGCCGCGCCGGACGAGGCGCGGTGGGACCCGGAGCGGGGGTACGTCGACCCGGCGGGCCTCGCCGGGTGCGACGCCGTCGTGCACCTCGCCGGGGCCGGGGTCGGCGACCACCGGTGGACGGACGCGTACAAGCGGGAGATCCGCGACAGCCGGGTCAAGGGCACGGCCGCCATGGCCTCGGCCGTCGCCGCCATGGACGAGCCGCCCGCGGCCTTCGTCTGCGGAACCGCCATCGGGTACTACGGGGACACGGGCGACCGGCCGGTGGACGAGGACGCCCCGGCGGGAGAGGGCTTCCTCCCCGACGTGTGCGTCCAGTGGGAGGCCGCCGCCGCACCCGCCCAGGAGGCCGGGGTCCGGACCGTGTTCGCCCGTACCGGGCTGGTCGTCGCGGCCGAGGGCGGAGCCTGGGGGAAGCTGTTCCCCATCTTCAAGGCCGGTGTCGGCGGCCGGCTCGGCAACGGCCGCCAGTACTGGTCGCACATCTCGATGCACGATGAGCTGGCCGCCCTGCGGCACCTCATCGACACGCCTTCGCTGGCAGGGCCGGTGAACCTCACCGCCCCCGAGCCCCTGACCAACCGCGAGGTCACGGCCGCGATGGGGCGGGTCCTGCACCGCCCGGCGGTGTTCGCCGTGCCCGCTCCGGTCATGCGCGTGGTGCTCGGGGAGTTCGCCCAGGACGTGCTGGGCAGTCAGCGTGTGCGCCCCGCCCGGCTGCTGGAGTCCGGGTTCGTCTTCCGGTACCCGGGGATCGACGAGTCGATCCGGGCGGCCCTCGGGACCTGA
- a CDS encoding rhomboid-like protein translates to MNPVPLTVPLSAVYVGGVQLGAYALERLDPAARERLLRRCSTNADNLDAGRWETLPLSAFLVEEPMPLPYALLLTAVLGYAEYAYGAWWTAAAFLFGHGAATLLVYGVLRRSAGPRTRRAVDVGTSYGFNTVLGALTSALPRGPVRTAARVGLLALAVRPLLRRERTFTDTGHLVALGLGLGLSLAADCPSGPKSSKIIWMTRVTQRMSFRSHSVL, encoded by the coding sequence ATGAACCCAGTGCCATTGACGGTGCCGTTGAGCGCGGTGTATGTGGGCGGGGTCCAGCTCGGGGCGTACGCCCTGGAGCGGCTGGATCCGGCGGCGCGGGAGCGGCTGCTGCGGCGCTGCTCCACCAATGCCGACAACCTCGACGCCGGCCGCTGGGAGACCCTGCCGCTCAGCGCCTTCCTCGTCGAGGAGCCGATGCCACTGCCGTACGCACTGCTGCTGACCGCCGTGCTCGGGTACGCCGAGTACGCGTACGGGGCCTGGTGGACTGCCGCCGCCTTCCTGTTCGGGCACGGTGCGGCGACCCTGCTCGTGTACGGGGTGCTGCGCCGGAGCGCCGGCCCGCGCACCCGGCGGGCGGTGGACGTGGGCACCAGCTACGGGTTCAACACCGTGCTCGGTGCACTGACCTCAGCACTCCCGCGCGGCCCGGTGCGCACCGCCGCCCGGGTGGGGCTGCTGGCGCTCGCCGTCCGGCCGCTGCTGCGCCGGGAGCGGACCTTCACCGACACCGGGCATCTGGTGGCACTGGGACTCGGCCTCGGGCTCTCGCTGGCCGCCGATTGTCCTTCCGGACCGAAATCTTCGAAAATCATATGGATGACACGCGTCACCCAGCGCATGTCGTTCCGTAGCCATTCCGTTCTCTGA
- a CDS encoding tyrosine-protein phosphatase, translating into MTVTQATTVANLRDLGGTPLAGGRTVRAGLVLRSGQLDRLDLETDRAVAALGLRTVVDFRTDTERGEHPDRIPAGARLLIADALADKVNADSSAGDVPGKIPAAQLKDMLSDPVVAEQHLGGGKVQALFSSVYRSLVSSASAQTAYRLLLTELADPQTGPLLFHCTAGKDRTGWGATVILSLLGADDETLMSEYLSVNPAVRIAFAPMIEGFTAAGGDPDIALALIGVFPSYLEAAFDEVNTRYGSMEKYVREGLGIPDETVAALRARLVA; encoded by the coding sequence ATGACCGTCACCCAAGCCACCACCGTCGCCAACCTCCGCGACCTCGGCGGCACCCCGCTCGCCGGCGGCCGCACCGTCCGCGCCGGTCTGGTGCTGCGCTCCGGCCAGCTCGACCGGCTCGACCTGGAGACCGACCGGGCGGTGGCCGCACTGGGTCTGCGGACGGTCGTCGACTTCCGCACCGACACCGAGCGCGGCGAACACCCCGACCGGATTCCGGCAGGCGCCCGGCTGCTCATAGCCGACGCCCTGGCCGACAAGGTCAACGCCGACAGCTCGGCCGGCGACGTCCCCGGGAAGATACCGGCCGCCCAGCTCAAGGACATGCTGTCCGACCCGGTGGTGGCCGAGCAGCACCTGGGCGGCGGCAAGGTGCAGGCCCTGTTCTCCAGCGTCTACCGCTCGCTGGTGAGCTCCGCGTCCGCGCAGACCGCGTACCGGCTGCTGCTCACCGAGCTCGCCGATCCGCAGACCGGTCCGCTGCTGTTCCACTGCACGGCGGGCAAGGACCGTACGGGCTGGGGCGCGACCGTGATCCTGTCGCTGCTCGGCGCGGACGACGAGACGCTGATGAGCGAGTACCTGTCGGTCAACCCGGCGGTGCGGATCGCCTTCGCCCCGATGATCGAGGGCTTCACCGCGGCCGGCGGGGACCCGGACATCGCGCTGGCGCTGATCGGCGTCTTCCCCTCCTACCTGGAGGCCGCGTTCGACGAGGTGAACACGCGCTACGGCTCGATGGAGAAGTACGTGCGCGAGGGCCTCGGGATCCCCGACGAGACGGTGGCGGCCCTGCGCGCCCGGCTCGTCGCATGA
- a CDS encoding ArsC/Spx/MgsR family protein, which yields MEIWINPACSKCRSALTLLDAEGAEYTVRRYLEDVPSEAEIREVLGRLGLEPWDITRTSDPLAKETGVRELPREETEEARGRWISHLAAHPKLIQRPIITAEDGTAMVARSEEAVREALSRKG from the coding sequence ATGGAGATCTGGATCAACCCCGCCTGCTCGAAGTGCCGCAGCGCGCTGACCCTGCTGGACGCCGAGGGCGCCGAGTACACCGTCCGCCGCTACCTGGAGGACGTCCCCTCGGAGGCCGAGATCCGCGAGGTCCTGGGCCGCCTGGGCCTGGAGCCGTGGGACATCACCCGCACCTCGGACCCACTCGCCAAGGAGACCGGCGTACGGGAACTGCCGCGCGAGGAGACCGAGGAGGCGCGCGGTCGCTGGATCAGCCACCTGGCGGCGCACCCGAAGCTGATCCAGCGCCCGATCATCACCGCGGAGGACGGCACGGCGATGGTGGCCCGCTCGGAGGAGGCCGTCCGCGAAGCCCTCTCCCGCAAGGGGTAG
- a CDS encoding winged helix-turn-helix domain-containing protein — protein MANTRSFASATSAATSPLTYPAFPPSPRHRLRAVDRDEVARVVDFLPPGATWLPAPAHTLPALPGQPPMVGYLVLVPADQQPPVAFSPQSVPAPAAPAAAAVTGDALVRIDPAQRTAEVDGEVLDLTYLEFELLAHLVAHPHRVHSRDQLVTTVWGYGHVGDGRTVDVHVARLRRKLGAAHRGAIQTVRRVGYKYAP, from the coding sequence ATGGCGAACACCCGTTCCTTCGCTTCTGCCACCTCCGCTGCGACCTCTCCTCTGACCTACCCGGCCTTCCCGCCCAGTCCGCGCCACCGCCTGCGAGCCGTGGACCGTGACGAGGTGGCACGTGTCGTGGACTTCCTCCCGCCCGGCGCCACCTGGCTCCCCGCTCCGGCGCACACCCTGCCCGCCCTGCCCGGCCAGCCGCCGATGGTCGGCTACCTGGTGCTCGTCCCGGCCGACCAGCAGCCGCCGGTCGCCTTCTCCCCGCAGTCCGTCCCCGCCCCCGCGGCCCCCGCCGCCGCGGCGGTCACCGGGGACGCCCTGGTCCGCATCGACCCGGCGCAGCGCACCGCCGAGGTGGACGGAGAGGTGCTGGACCTGACGTACCTGGAGTTCGAGCTGCTGGCTCACCTGGTCGCGCACCCGCACCGGGTGCACAGCCGGGACCAGCTGGTGACCACGGTCTGGGGCTACGGCCACGTGGGTGACGGCCGCACCGTCGACGTCCACGTCGCCCGGCTGCGCCGCAAGCTGGGCGCCGCCCATCGCGGCGCCATCCAGACCGTGCGCCGGGTCGGGTACAAGTACGCCCCCTGA
- the glnII gene encoding glutamine synthetase → MSYKAEYIWIDGTEPTAKLRSKTRILADGDALPIWGFDGSSTNQAEGHASDRVLQPVFSCPDPIRGGDNVLVMCEVLNIDMTPHESNTRALLRPVAEKFGAQAPIFGIEQEYTFFDGTRPLGFPVNGFPAAQGGYYCGVGSDEIFGREIVEKHLDHCLTAGLAISGINAEVMPGQWEFQVGPVGPLEVSDQLWIARWLLYRTAEDFNVSATLNPKPVKGDWNGAGAHTNFSTKAMREDYRAIISACESLGEGSKPMDHVKNYGAGIDERLTGLHETAPWNEFSYGVSDRGASVRIPWQVEKDGKGYIEDRRPNANVDPYVVTRLITDTCCTALEKDGLV, encoded by the coding sequence GTGAGCTACAAGGCTGAGTACATCTGGATCGACGGAACCGAGCCGACGGCGAAGCTGCGTTCCAAGACCAGGATCCTGGCGGACGGCGACGCGCTGCCGATCTGGGGCTTCGACGGGTCGAGCACCAACCAGGCGGAGGGCCACGCCTCGGACCGCGTCCTGCAGCCGGTGTTCTCCTGCCCGGACCCGATCCGCGGCGGCGACAACGTCCTCGTCATGTGCGAGGTCCTGAACATCGACATGACCCCGCACGAGTCGAACACCCGCGCGCTGCTGCGTCCGGTCGCCGAGAAGTTCGGGGCGCAGGCCCCCATCTTCGGCATCGAGCAGGAGTACACCTTCTTCGACGGCACCCGCCCGCTCGGCTTCCCGGTCAACGGCTTCCCGGCCGCGCAGGGCGGCTACTACTGTGGCGTCGGCTCGGACGAGATCTTCGGCCGCGAGATCGTCGAGAAGCACCTGGACCACTGCCTCACGGCGGGCCTGGCGATCTCCGGCATCAACGCCGAGGTCATGCCCGGCCAGTGGGAGTTCCAGGTCGGCCCGGTGGGCCCGCTGGAGGTCTCCGACCAGCTGTGGATCGCCCGCTGGCTGCTCTACCGCACCGCCGAGGACTTCAACGTCTCCGCGACGCTGAACCCGAAGCCGGTCAAGGGCGACTGGAACGGCGCGGGCGCGCACACCAACTTCTCCACGAAGGCGATGCGCGAGGACTACCGCGCGATCATCTCCGCGTGCGAGTCCCTGGGCGAGGGCAGCAAGCCGATGGACCACGTGAAGAACTACGGCGCCGGCATCGACGAGCGCCTGACGGGCCTGCACGAGACCGCCCCGTGGAACGAGTTCAGCTACGGCGTCTCGGACCGTGGCGCCTCCGTCCGCATCCCGTGGCAGGTGGAGAAGGACGGCAAGGGCTACATCGAGGACCGCCGCCCGAACGCGAACGTGGACCCGTACGTGGTGACCCGCCTCATCACGGACACCTGCTGCACCGCGCTGGAGAAGGACGGCCTGGTCTAG
- a CDS encoding Gfo/Idh/MocA family protein encodes MTSAGDAAEEAASGPLPRVGLLGTGPWAHRTHAPALAAHTGSEFAGVWGRRPEAAAGLAREFGVKVYEDPDALFADCDAVAFALPPDVQAPLAVRAAAAGCHLLLDKPVATTAADARAVADAVVEHRVASVVFLTLRFAEPTSGWVAQQAGRSGWFTAAAHWLGAVFPPDGEPSAYADSPWRKAKGGLWDVGPHALSVLIPVLGDVTSVSATRGPADVVQLALRHTSGAASTAVLSLSSPRAAAGVGLELRGTEGVFGLPDWSDVPGAYGRALDALLDSARTGVPDERGAEFGARLTEILAEAEGQLPE; translated from the coding sequence TTGACGTCCGCCGGAGATGCCGCCGAAGAGGCCGCTTCCGGGCCACTCCCCAGGGTCGGGCTGCTGGGCACGGGTCCCTGGGCCCACCGCACCCACGCCCCCGCCCTAGCGGCGCACACCGGCTCCGAGTTCGCCGGAGTCTGGGGCCGGCGACCCGAAGCCGCGGCCGGGCTGGCGCGCGAGTTCGGCGTGAAGGTGTACGAAGACCCCGACGCGCTGTTCGCCGACTGTGACGCCGTGGCCTTCGCCCTGCCGCCCGACGTACAGGCCCCACTCGCCGTGCGGGCGGCCGCCGCCGGATGCCATCTGCTGCTCGACAAACCCGTCGCCACGACCGCGGCCGACGCCCGCGCCGTCGCCGACGCCGTGGTCGAACACCGGGTCGCCTCCGTCGTCTTCCTCACCCTCCGCTTCGCCGAGCCCACGTCCGGCTGGGTGGCGCAGCAGGCCGGGCGCTCCGGCTGGTTCACCGCCGCCGCGCACTGGCTCGGCGCGGTCTTCCCGCCCGACGGGGAGCCCAGCGCCTACGCGGACTCGCCCTGGCGCAAGGCCAAGGGCGGGCTGTGGGACGTGGGCCCGCACGCCCTGTCCGTACTCATCCCGGTTCTCGGCGACGTCACCTCGGTCAGCGCCACCCGCGGCCCCGCCGACGTGGTCCAACTGGCCCTGCGCCACACCTCCGGCGCGGCCAGCACCGCCGTCCTCAGCCTCAGCTCCCCGCGTGCGGCCGCCGGGGTGGGGCTGGAGCTGCGCGGCACCGAGGGCGTCTTCGGCCTGCCGGACTGGAGCGACGTACCGGGCGCCTACGGCCGCGCCCTCGACGCGCTGCTCGACTCGGCCCGCACCGGGGTGCCGGACGAGCGGGGGGCCGAGTTCGGCGCGAGGCTGACGGAGATCCTCGCCGAGGCGGAGGGACAGCTCCCGGAGTGA
- a CDS encoding FAD-dependent oxidoreductase produces the protein MLNSTHAHHADVVIVGAGVSGLAAAHHLIAAGVTVIVLESADDPGGRMATETVDGFRLDRIGQLLNTAYAEPARTPGLEDLVLRPFVPGALIHTDGRTLRAGALTPARALTSGSIDQARLGAALGRLAALPEERLLARPERTAHAALSSRSLGTVLRPLLAALLRDPGLTTSSRVADLALRTFARGRLAVPEGGAATLPGLLAAGLPAGTVRTGVRVRSVATNLVTTEEHGDFSCRSAVLATGARAAAELLPGLRVPQFHQVTVIHHATTASAGPLARDGSLLLDGDPDWPVAHTAVMSAVDPTRAPTGRSLVTTTVLGPPPPTRTVASRLARLYETATRDWELLAVHHTPEAVPAMPPPQDTRRTVRVLAGLYVCGDHRDTNTVEGALRSARRAAGAVLRDFGIPLPAAPEAALRVAA, from the coding sequence GTGCTCAACAGCACACACGCACACCATGCGGACGTGGTCATCGTAGGAGCCGGAGTCTCGGGACTCGCGGCCGCGCACCACTTGATCGCGGCCGGAGTCACGGTCATCGTCCTGGAGAGCGCGGACGACCCCGGAGGCCGGATGGCCACCGAGACCGTGGACGGCTTCCGGCTCGACCGGATCGGCCAGCTCCTCAACACGGCCTACGCCGAACCGGCCCGCACCCCGGGCCTCGAGGACCTGGTCCTGCGGCCCTTCGTGCCGGGAGCCCTCATCCACACCGACGGCAGGACGCTCCGGGCCGGTGCACTGACCCCGGCCCGGGCGCTGACCAGCGGATCCATCGACCAGGCCCGGCTCGGCGCCGCCCTCGGCCGCCTCGCGGCGCTGCCCGAGGAACGTCTCCTGGCCCGCCCCGAACGCACCGCGCACGCCGCCCTGAGCTCCCGGAGCCTCGGTACGGTGCTGCGCCCGCTGCTCGCCGCGCTCCTGCGCGACCCCGGACTCACCACCTCCAGCCGCGTCGCCGACCTGGCCCTGCGGACCTTCGCGCGCGGCCGCCTCGCCGTGCCCGAGGGCGGCGCCGCGACCCTGCCGGGGCTGCTCGCCGCCGGGCTGCCGGCCGGCACCGTACGGACCGGGGTCCGGGTCCGCTCGGTCGCCACCAACCTGGTCACCACCGAGGAGCACGGCGACTTCAGCTGTCGCTCGGCCGTCCTGGCCACCGGCGCCCGGGCGGCCGCCGAACTGCTCCCGGGGCTGCGCGTGCCCCAGTTCCACCAGGTCACCGTCATCCACCACGCCACCACCGCCTCGGCGGGCCCGCTCGCCCGGGACGGCTCCCTGCTCCTGGACGGAGACCCCGACTGGCCCGTCGCCCACACCGCCGTGATGAGCGCCGTCGACCCGACGCGCGCCCCCACCGGCCGCAGCCTGGTCACCACCACCGTGCTCGGCCCGCCGCCGCCCACCCGGACGGTGGCCTCGCGCCTGGCCCGGCTCTACGAGACCGCGACCCGGGACTGGGAGCTCCTCGCCGTCCACCACACCCCCGAGGCCGTGCCCGCCATGCCGCCGCCGCAGGACACCCGGCGCACGGTCCGGGTCCTGGCCGGGCTGTACGTGTGCGGCGACCACCGGGACACCAACACCGTCGAGGGCGCCCTGCGCTCGGCCCGCCGCGCGGCCGGCGCCGTCCTGCGCGACTTCGGCATCCCACTGCCGGCCGCACCGGAAGCCGCGCTTCGGGTGGCGGCCTGA
- a CDS encoding VIT1/CCC1 transporter family protein — protein MTETESGAHPPHAQSAEISTRLNWLRAGVLGANDGIISTAGLVVGVAGATTSRTAILAAGVAGLLAGALSMAAGEYVSVSSQRDSEKAALDLERRELAQSPEAELDELTGLLVQRGLSEAVAREAAEQLTERDALRAHARVELGINPDELANPWHAAVASLVAFTVGALLPLLAIVLPGASWRVPVTVVAVLVALTLCGVLSARLGGASTGRAVLRNVAGGALAMAVTYAVGTWLGGAGSS, from the coding sequence GTGACGGAAACGGAAAGCGGCGCGCATCCTCCGCACGCGCAGAGCGCGGAGATCAGTACCCGGCTGAACTGGCTGCGCGCGGGGGTCCTCGGCGCGAACGACGGCATCATCTCGACCGCGGGCCTGGTCGTCGGCGTCGCCGGGGCCACGACCTCGCGGACCGCGATCCTGGCGGCGGGCGTCGCCGGACTGCTGGCGGGCGCGCTGTCGATGGCGGCGGGGGAGTACGTGTCGGTCAGCTCCCAGCGGGACTCGGAGAAGGCGGCGCTGGACCTGGAGCGGCGGGAGCTGGCGCAGTCGCCGGAGGCGGAGCTCGACGAGCTGACCGGGCTGCTGGTCCAGCGGGGACTGAGCGAGGCGGTGGCGCGGGAGGCGGCGGAGCAGCTGACGGAGCGGGACGCGCTACGGGCGCACGCGCGGGTGGAGCTGGGGATCAACCCCGACGAGCTGGCGAACCCCTGGCACGCGGCGGTGGCGAGCCTGGTCGCCTTCACGGTGGGGGCCCTGCTGCCACTGCTGGCGATCGTCCTGCCGGGGGCGTCGTGGCGGGTGCCGGTGACGGTGGTCGCGGTGCTGGTGGCGCTGACGCTGTGCGGGGTGCTCAGTGCGCGGCTCGGAGGGGCCTCGACGGGGCGGGCGGTGCTGCGGAACGTCGCCGGTGGGGCCCTGGCGATGGCCGTGACCTACGCGGTCGGCACCTGGCTGGGCGGCGCCGGGTCCTCCTGA